From Candidatus Nanohalococcus occultus:
GAATCGCTCATCGCGCCCATGCGCGCCAGCTTCTGCATGTTGCCTTTCAAATGGTTCATCATGATTGCCTGGGCTTCATCGTCCAAGTTGTGGCCAATTGCGAGCTTGTTGGCATCGACTTCACGTGAGAGCTTGTTCAAGAGATCTCTGCGTATAATCCCGCAGTAAGTACAGTTTCCAAGCTCTCCGGTATCGGCCACATCATCCATCTTCAAATCGTAGTAGTCTTCATACCGGCCAACCTCCAGACGTACATCCAGCTGTTCGCACAGCTCTTCTGCGGCGCCGATCGATTCATCGCGGTAAGGATCGATTCCCTCATGGACTGCGATCGCAACTATCTCAACGTCAGGGCGTTCGCCGAAGATCTCGACGAGCTGTTCGAGCATTACAGCCGAGTCCTTCCCGCCGCTTAAACCCACGGCGATCGTGTCCCCGGACTCAACCAGGTTGTGTTTCCGGATAGTCCGTTTGATCTTCTTGT
This genomic window contains:
- a CDS encoding TIGR00269 family protein, with product MSTCTKCDEEAVITREYEGRSLCEKHFSIDINKKIKRTIRKHNLVESGDTIAVGLSGGKDSAVMLEQLVEIFGERPDVEIVAIAVHEGIDPYRDESIGAAEELCEQLDVRLEVGRYEDYYDLKMDDVADTGELGNCTYCGIIRRDLLNKLSREVDANKLAIGHNLDDEAQAIMMNHLKGNMQKLARMGAMSDSDTHEMFVPRIKPLLDVREKEIALYSRLHDLGVIDRCPHVQEGSLRPMVKSFLNKLEAQMPGTKNKIVSHGRDLSDIVDESIDWENNVDEIQECERCGEPCSNDVCRKCQLLEDIRSD